The following is a genomic window from Defluviimonas aquaemixtae.
GGCATCGCTCAACGGTCGGACGAGGATGCCGGCGCCAAGGAGGGTCGTGCGTTCCGCCACGATTTCGCGCCCCGCAAGCGCACCCACGCGGATGATTGCGTCGTCGCCCTGTCGGCGCAAAAGATCAACCGGATGGGTCTCAAGTCGGTCTTCGGCATCAAGCACAAGAACGGTGCCGTCCGAACCGATCGCGCGCCCCGGCACGACCGCGACGTCATCCAGCGCCGGCTCGGCGATGCGAACGGTGACGAAATCGCCGGGACGGAACCCCGGCGCGTTTTCGAGCCTGGCGAAGATGAGCCTGCCGCTCGTGCCTTCGCCGACTGCCGCGCTGACTCGCGCAAGACGCCCTTCCGCCTCAAGCGTTGCGCCGAGTACGTCCAGCGTCGCGACGAGCGGCAGGGCATTGAGACGCCCGTCTCGGTCGATCAGGCGCGCGTACTGCGTGGTGGAGACGCGAAACGACACCTCAAGCGCGTCGGGGTCAATGAGTTCACCAAGTTTTTCATTGGTCGAAACCAGGCCGCCCGCCACGGCGGCCACGCCTGACAGCACACCGGAAAACCCGGCGCGCAGCTCGGTATCGGTCAAGCCGCGTTCCGCTTCGGCCAGCGCGAGCCGCTGCCGCTCGAGCGCGGTCACCGCCCGGTCGGCGCGCGCCTCGGCGTCGGCAAGCGCTTTACGGCGGGCAAGAACACCCTGAACGGCGTTTGACATGGCAAGCTCGGCCGTCTCCAGATCAGCCGCAGTTCCAAGTCCGCGGTCGGCGATATCGCGCTGGCGCTGAAGCGCGCGATCTCTGAGTACCGCCTGATCTTCGGCGGCCGCCAAATCGTCGCGCGCCAGCGACAGCGCGCGGATCGCCTCGCGCTCTTCGGCCTCGGCCTCGCGCATGCCATTGCGGGCCAGGTCGAGCGCGGATTGGGCGTCGGCCGGGTCGATTTTCACGAGAAGTTGACCCGCCTCGACGGCCGCACCGTCCTGAAAATCGTCTGCAAGCCCGACGATCCGGCCGCTGGCCGCAGCCCTGAGTTCCAGTTCGCGACGGCTGCGCACCTCGCCATAGGCGATCATCACGGGTGCGATCCGCGCCGGCTCAAGGCGCAGGACACGGGCGGAAAAGATGCGCTCGCTCGGATCGCGCGACCAGTCCGGGCCTTCATTTGCGGCCTCGATCGCGTTCCGAAGTGTCACGCCCCCTACGGCCAGCAGCGCCAGGGTGGCGGCCAGCAGAAACAGACCCAAGAGACTTCGAGTCAGAAATCCCATTTGCGATCGATCGTTGCGCCCCCGAGCATCGACTCTAAACCGTTGGTTAAAATTGTCCAAGCGCGTTGCCTAAACGTGCGGCACCACTACTTCCGTCGCAGATTCTCGTCGAGCCGGGGCATGATCTCGACAAAATTGCAGGGGCGGTGGCGAAAATCGAACTGCCACTTCAGAATCTCGTCCCAGGCATCCTTGCAGGCGCCGGGGCTTCCGGGCAGCGCAAAGAGGTAGGTCCCGGCCGCGACTCCGCCACAAGCGCGAGACTGCACCGCGCTGGTTCCGATCTTCTGCATCGAGACGATGGTGAAGACGGTTCCGAAGGCCTCGATTTCCTTTTCGTAGACCTCGCGATGGGCCTCGACCGTGACGTCGCGCCCCGTCAGCCCGGTGCCACCGGTCGTCAGGATCACGTCGACTGCCGCGTCCGCGACCCAGGTGCGAAGCTGGTCGACGATGGCGGCGCGTTCGTCCGGCACGATCTTCCGATCCGCCAGGATGTGCCCAGCACCAGTCACGCGCGCGGCAAGAGTATCGCCCGACTTGTCCTCGGCCAGACTCCGCGTGTCCGAAACGGTGAGAACCGCGATGCGGACCGGGATAAAGGTTTTGCTTTCGTCGATGCGGCTCATTTCAGCTCGTTCAATCTCGCTCGGATCTCCAGCAGGTCGGCCCAGGCCTCGCGCTTCGCGGCGGTGTTCCTGAGCAGATAGGCCGGATGGGTCATCGGCATCGCCGGCTTGCCATAGGCCTCCGTCCAATTGCCGCGCAGCTTGAGAATTCCCCGCCGTCCCAGGGCCGCCGCGCAGGAGGTGTTGCCCATGAGAACGATGAGATCGGGATCTACGAATTCCACATGCCGCTTCACGAAGGGGAGCATCATCGCGATCTCCTGCGGGTCGGGATCGCGGTTCTGCGGCGGCCGCCAGGGCAACACGTTGGTAATGTAGAGCGCTTCTTCCGGGTGGTGGGCGGACCGCGCGAGTCCGATCGCGGAAAACATGCGGTCGAGAAGCTGGCCTGCGCGACCGACGAACGGGCGGCCTTCGATGTCCTCGTCACGCCCTGGCGCCTCGCCAATGATCATCACGCGCGCCTCGGGATTGCCATCAGCGAAGACAAAGTTCCGCGCGCCCTTTTTGAGATCGCAAAGGTCGAACGAAGACTGGATCTCGGCGAGCGACTCGAGGCTCGTCGCCCGTGCTGCCTCGGCCTTCGCGACCGTCACCGGATCCGCCTCCTCGACCTTCGCGGCGCTAGGTGTCGCTTCGGCGGGTTTGTCCGCAGGCTTCGATGTTTCCGTCGCAGCCTCGTATCGGTTGACGGGCGTATCACCCACAGGTTCGTCCGCGCCAAGTTCCATCTGCCACTCAATCAACGCCTTGGCAGTGTGGTAATCCAGATCGGCAAGGGCCAGTGTCATGAGCGACAACCTATGCCCCAGTCTAGGTCTCGGCAAGCGCCCGCATTCGGCGTTGCCCGGCCCGCGTCCATTTGCCATAAGCGGGCGAAACGGGGACCGGAGACCTTCATGACATTCCGCGCACGTCACCTTCTCGGGATTGAACATCTGGCCCCGGAGGAGATTCGCGCAGTTCTCGATTTGGCCGAAAAGTATGTCGAACTGAACCAGCGCACAATCAAGCATGCCGACGCGCTGCAGGGGATGACCCAGATCAACATGTTTTTCGAGCCGTCGACCCGCACCCAGGCGTCGTTCGAACTGGCCGGCAAAAGACTCGGGGCGGACGTGATGAACATGGGCGTTCAGCATTCGTCGGTGAAGAAGGGCGAGACGCTGATCGACACGGCGCTCACTCTAAACGCGATGCAACCCGATCTCTTGGTCGTGCGCCACCCGGCCTCAGGCGCAGTCGATCTTCTGGCGCAAAAGGTCAAATGCTCGGTATTGAACGCAGGCGATGGGCGGCATGAACATCCAACCCAGGCGCTGCTCGACGCACTGACGATCCGCAGGGCGAAGGGCCGCATCCAGCGCCTTACAGTCGCGATTTGCGGCGACATCGCCCATAGCCGCGTTGCCCGCTCGAACCTGATTCTGCTCGGCAAGATGGAAAATCGCATCCGTCTGGTCGGTCCGCCGACGCTGATGCCCTCCGGCGTTTCCGAGTTGGGTTGCGAGGTCCATGAAGACATGAAGGCGGGGCTCGAGGGCGCCGACGTGGTTATGATGCTTCGCCTCCAGAAGGAGCGCATGGACGGTGGGTTCATCCCCTCCGAGCGGGAGTATTATCACCGTTACGGGCTCGACGCCGAGAAACTGGCGGCAGCGAAGGCGGACGCCATCGTCATGCATCCCGGGCCAATGAACCGGGGCGTCGAGATCGACGGGGAGATCGCGGACGACATCAACCGCTCGGTCATTCAGGACCAGGTCGAGATGGGCGTGGCCGTGCGCATGGCCTGCATGGATCTTCTTGCACGGAACCTCCGGGCCGAGCGCGGGCGGCAGGCAGCGGGTGTAATGGTGTGAGCGAAACAAGCGAACCAGCCGGTTGGGACGCGGACCTTGCCGATGGCGAGCGCCTCCTTTGGCACGGGCGGCCGAATGCATCGATCCGCTTCTTGCCGCAATACTGGGTGGTATCGGCTTTCGGGCTCGTATTTCTCGGCGTTGGCCTCTTCGAACTTATTCGCGGCCGAGCTTTGGGGTTCGACTTGCTGTCGGTCGTCCATTGGACGCTGGCATCAGTTTTCTTTCTGGGCGGTCTATACATGGTGGCGGGCGTTTACCTCGCAGACGCAATTGACCGCCGGAGGACCCGATATGCGCTGACCAACCGCCGCGCCCTTATCGCAATGACAAAGTTGGGCGCGCGCAGCGTGACGTCGCACATGATCACCGGCGCAACAGACTTAGAGCTGCGCGGCGAGGCCCCTGCTAGCGTTCTGTTCGCAGACGAACTGCACGAATACGAGGACAGCCGTGAGCGGATCCGGATCGGCTTCGATTACATCGCGGACGCGAAGCAGGTTTACGAGCTGATGCGAAAGATCCAGAACGGAACCGCATGACATTTCTCCTCACAAATGCCCTTCTCATCGACCCAGAGGCTCTGACCGAAACCATCGGCAGTCTCCTCGTCGAGAACGATGCCATTGCTGCGGTCGGCGATGTGAACCCGCCAAAAGGCACGACGGTCATCGACTGCGGCGGCAAGTGTCTTGCCCCCGGCATCGTCGATCTGGGCGTTAAGGTCGGCGAGCCGGGCGAGCGGCACAAGGAGAGCTTCCGCTCCGCCAGCCTCGCCGCCGCCGCGGGAGGCGTCACCACGATCATCGCCCGGCCCGACACGCATCCAGCAATCGACACGCCCGAGACGCTTGAATTCGTCACCCGCCGCGCGGCCGAGGCCTCTCCGGTCCGCATCCGTCACATGGCGGCGCTGACCAAGGGCCGCGAGGGGCGGGAGATGACGGAGATCGGGTTCCTCCTTGACGCGGGTGCCATCGCATTCACTGACTGCGACAGCGTGGTGGCGGACACCAAGGTGCTGAGCCGCGCGCTGATCTATGCGAAATCGCTCGGTGCGCTGGTCATGGGTCATCCGCAGGAACCGATCCTGTCGAACGGCGCAGCCACGACCTCCGGCAAGTTCGCTTCGCTCCGGGGCCTGCCCGGCGTTTCGCCCATGGCCGAGCGCATCGGCTTCGACCGCGACATGGGTATGGTCGAGATGACCGGGGCGAAGTACCACTTCGACCAGATCACCACCGCTCGCGCGCTGCCGCCCCTCGAACGCGCCAAGGCAAACGGTTTCGACGTGACGGCAGGGACGTCGATCCATCATCTGACACTCAACGAATTCGACGTCGGCGACTACCGCACTTTCTTCAAGGTAAAGCCGCCGCTCAGGCCGGAAGATGACCGGCTCGCGGTTGTTGAAGCCGTGGCCTCAGGCCTGATCGACATCATCTCCTCGATGCACACGCCGCAGGATGAGGAATCCAAGCGGCTGCCCTATGAGGAAGCTGCGAGTGGGGCGGTGGCGCTGGAGACCTTCCTGCCCGCCGCTATGCGGCTATTTCACGCGGGTCAACTGACCTTGCCACAGCTGTTCCGCGCAATGGCGCTGAATCCGGCAAAGCGCCTTGGTCTCCCGCACGGGCGATTGGCCGAAGGCACGCCAGCCGATCTGGTTCTCTTCGATCCCGATGCGCCCTTCGTACTGGATAGGTTCAAGTTGCGCTCCAAATCGAAGAACACTCCTTTCGACGGGCACCGAATGGAGGGCAAGGTGCTTGGCACCTGGGTCGGCGGTGTGCGCGTCTTCGGTGGCGAGGGCTGACATGCCAGACTTCACAAGCGGCGCCGGGCTTCTTCTGCTGACCGCAGTGCTGAGCTACCTGCTGGGTTCGATTCCGTTCGGAGTGATCGTGACCCGTTTCATGGGCCTTGGCGATCTCCGCCGCATCGGGTCGGGCAATATCGGAGCCACCAACGTGCTGCGAACGGGCAACAAGCCTGCTGCGTTCGCGACACTCGTGCTTGACGGCGGCAAGGGCGCCGTTGCGGTTCTTCTGGCGCGCGGAACGATCGGAGAGGATACGGCTCAGATCGCTGCCTTGGGTGCATTTCTCGGCCATCTCTATCCGATCTGGCTGAAGTTCAAGGGCGGCAAGGGCGTCGCGACCTTCCTCGGCACGCTCATTGCGCTCGCCTGGCCTGTGGGCATCGCGGCCTGCGCGACCTGGCTTCTGACAGCGCTGATTTCGCGTATCTCTTCTCTCTCGGCGCTCGTCATGGCGGCCTTGGCCGCAGTCTGGGCCGGCGTGCTAGGACACCGGGAGATGGTGATTCTGATCGTGGCGCTCGCCACGCTCGTCTACGTCCGGCATCTGCCGAACATCGAACGCCTCAAGGCGGGAACCGAACCGAGGATCGGCGGGAAGAAGTGACCGACCTCTTCCGCGCCGCGCTTGACGCGATCCCCGAAAGCTACAGCGAGGGCATCTTCGAGGGGCGGCGCTACAGGATTGAGAAAGCCGTTCTTGCCGAAGATCGCAGCGTGAAGCTGGTGGCACGCGAACTTGGCGGTAGGGATTATGTTAGCCTCAATCACTACCGTCTCGCGCGCGGCGACCAGCTAAGGCCCTGTGAGATGTTGGAGGCGAAGGTGCGCGCCTTCGTGATTGGCGTGAAGCCCATCGAGGTTTGAGATCTTTACAAACGCCCGCCCGCGCGAGAATCTCGGACCGGAACGAAAATGAGAGGCGTTCATGGACATCAAGACCGCCGTCCGCACCTGCTTTCAGAAATACGCGACCTTCACCGGGCGCGCCAGACGGGCAGAGTTCTGGTGGTTCGCGCTTTTCAACTTGATCGTTAACGCTGTTCTGAACGTGATCGACGGCGTGTTCTTTGGCTTCGGCCACGGCATGATGGCCGGACCGCAGCCGCTGTCGTCGCTCTACTCTCTCGGGGTGCTGCTGCCTTCGCTCGCGGTCGGCGCCCGGCGACTGCACGACACGGGCCGGTCAGGCTGGTGGCTTCTGATCTGGCTGATCCCGATCATCGGCTGGATCCTGCTGATCTGGTGGTTCGCCACCGAAGGCGACAAGGGACAGAACGGCTACGGGGACGATCCGCTTGAAGAGGGCTACGGAAAGTCGTCGATGCCTCGCGTGCCGCGTCAGTAGCTGTATTCGGCGTAGATCCGGGTCAAATCGCCGTTCCATTCGCCGCGGTACTTCTCCAGAAGTTCGTCGGCGGGCACATTCCCGCTTTCCACGCTTTCCTGAAGCGCGTTGAGGAAATGCGTCTCGTCCGGGATCATGCCGTCCGCGCCGGGTTTTGCGCGCGCCTTTAGCCCCGCTTCTGCTACAGCGAGCACATTGCGCGCAACATCGCGCATCTTCACTCCGTGCGCCTCGGCTTGCAGCCCGTCGACCGATGCCGCGACCCGAAGGGCGGACCGCGTTTCCGCATCCCAGCCCTTCGCGATGTCCCAAGCTGCGTCGAGAGCCGACATGTCGTAGAGCAGGCCGACCCAGAGCGCAGGCAATGCGCAGAGCCGGCGCCAGGGCCCGCCATCTGCCCCGCGCATCTCGATGAACTTCTTCAGGCGTGCCTCCGGGAAGATGGTCGTAAGGTGATCCGCCCAGTCGCTCAGCGTCGGCTTTTCGCCCGGCAGCGCGGGAAGCTCCCCCTTCAGGAAATCGCGGAACGACTGGCCCAGGGCGTCGACATACTTGCCGTCGCGATAGACAAAGTACATCGGCACATCGAGCGCATAGTCGACGTAGCGCTGGAAACCGGCGCCGTCCTCGAACATGAACGGCAGCATTCCTGTCCGGGCGTCGTCGAGGTTCCGCCAGATTCGGCTTCGCCAGGACTTGTGGCCGTTCGGCTTCCCCTCGAAGAACGGCGAATTGGCGAAGAGCGCTGTCGCGACTGGCTGCAGCGCCAGGGCCACGCGCATCTTCTTCACCATGTCGGCTTCCGACGAGAAGTCGAGGTTCACTTGCACCGTGCAGGTCCGGTACATCATCTGCGTGCCGTGCGTGCCGACACGACCCATGTAATCGGTCATCAGCCGGTAGCGCCCCTTGGGCATCATCGGCATGTCCTCATGCGTCCAGATCGGGGCAGCGCCAAGGCCGATAAAGCGGGCGCCGATATCGTCGGCGACGCTCTGCACTTCGCGCAGATGCTCGTTCACCTCGTCGCAGGTCTGGTGGATCGTCTCCAGCGGCGCACCGGAAAGTTCCAGTTGGCCGCCCGGCTCGAGGCTCACATTTGCTCCGTCCTTCACAAGACCGATGATGTTGTCCTGCTCCTCGATCGCCTGCCAGCCATAGCGGTCACGAAGCCCTTCCAGCATTGCGCGGATCGAGCGCGGACCGTCGTAGGGCAGCGGCTTGAGCGTGTCCTTGCAGAAGCCGAACTTCTCGTGCTCGGTCCCGATCCGCCAGTCGGCCACGGATTTGCAGCCGGCCTCCAGGTACTCAGCGAGTTGTTCGAACCGCTCGATCGGGCCGCCGCCGGATTGAGGAATGGACATTGGCGCCTCGATCTTCCGCCTGAATGGGACGAATAGACCTGAAACGCGAGCGCGGCCAAGTCAACCCCGGCGGGCGCGTATTGGATGTGCGCGACGATGACAATTCGTGATCGGCTACTCTATTGCGAGTGATTGATCGTGCCGTCGCCAGAGTGGCAGAGTGCCGACGCAATTGTCGAGCGCGGCGGCGAGAGCGGCCATGTCGATGCCAGGCAATGCCGCGAATGCGTCGTAGAGTTTCTCGGCGCCGGCGGCGTCGACAGGCACCAGAAGCACTTCCCCGTTCCGGGTCTTGAGACGCCACTGCCGGCTCCCGTGCCGCTCCGTCAGCCGCAGTTCGGCAAGATCCGCAAGCGCTACGAAGCCCCCAAAGCTCGGCCCGTAGTAACCGACCTGACCTTCATCAACTTCGACGACGCCCGGCGCCGCGACCCCTCGTAAGAACCTGAGGCGGCGCAGCGCGATCACTGTCCAGCCGAGAGAAAGCGCCGCCAAGACCACACCGAAGGGCACCAAAAGCCAGCCCCCGAGCGAAGCGAGCCAAAGTCCGAACGTGAACGCTGCAGCGGCCGAAAGCGCTTCTCGCCAGCGGCGAAGAAAGGCCAGGACTTCTGGGCGGATCATGGCGCCGCCCAGTCGCCGAGATGCGCCTGCCAAAGCGAGATCGCCGCGATCGCCGCTGTCTCGGCGCGCAGGGTCCGTGGGCCGAGCGCCATCGGCTGGATCCACGGCAAGGCGCGGAGCCGGGCCCGCTCGCCCTCCGAGAAACCGCCCTCCGGTCCGATCAGGATCGCCCATGGCCCCTTGGGTCGCCCGGCAAGAAGCTCGGCGGGCGGTTTCCCCTCGCCTGCCAGTTCTTCATCAGCCCACAGGATCCGGCGCACCGGGTCCCACTTCGAAAGCAGCCGCGTCAGCGGCACGACATTCTCCACTGTCGGTACGTGGACCGCGCCGCATTGCTCAGCCGCTTCACGTGCATGGACCTCGGCCCTGTCGCGACGCAGGCGTTCGGAATTCGTGAACTCGGTTGTGACCGGCAGGAGCCGGGCAACCCCGAGTTCGACCGCCTTCTCCACGATGATATCGGTCCTCGCCTTCTTGACGGGTGCGAAGATCAACCAGAGGTCAGGGGGTTGAGACTGCGGACGCGTTTGCTCAAGACAGGTCAGCGCCCCCTTGCGCTTCCCGGCCTCCGCGATCTCGGCCGACCACTCGCCGTCACGCCCGTTGAATAGCAGCACCCGCGACCCAACGCGTGCTCGCATCACACCGAACAGGTAATGCGCTTGCGCCTCGCTCAACCGAACCGATTGCCCCTGCCCGAACTGCTGGTCTACACAGAGCCTGATCTTCGCCTTGGACATGAGCCGGACATTATGAGCGCGCCCGAAGAAACGCCAGAGCCCGACGGGCAGGTTGCCGACGCTGTGAGCGGCAACTGGGTCGACCGCTGGGCACCAGAGCCGGTGCGGCCCTATCTGCGGCTATCGCGTGCGGACCGGCCGATCGGGACGTGGCTTCTGCTGCTGCCGTGCTGGTGGGGCGTCGCGCTGTCTGCGGCGCGCGATCATTGGCGGCTTTGGGATCTTTGGATTATCCTTGGTTGCGCGATCGGTGCATGGCTGATGCGCGGGGCGGGCTGCACTTGGAACGACATCACCGACCGCGACTTCGACGCGGCCGTGGCGCGCACGCGATCGCGGCCAATCCCGTCGGGCCAGGTGTCGGTGAAACAGGCGGTCGTCTGGATGTTTGTTCAGATGGGCCTCGCGGGGTTGGTACTCGTCTCCTACAACTGGCTTACGGTTCTCGTCGGGTTGTCCTCGCTCGGCCTCGTCGCGATCTACCCCTATGCGAAGCGTTTCACCTGGTGGCCGCAGCTCTTCCTGGGTCTCGCCTTCAACTGGGGGGCAATCCTCGCCTATTCCGCCCATGCCGGTCGAATCGAGTGGCCGGCGATCTTGCTCTACGCCTCCGGGATTACCTGGACGCTCTTTTACGACACGATCTATGCACATCAGGACAAAGAGGACGACGTGCTGATCGGCGTGAAATCCACCGCGCGCCTTTTCGGCGCGGCGACCGGCAAGTGGCTTGGCCTGTTCCTCATTCTGGCGGTGACGTTGATGACGGTCGCGATTCTTGTGGCTCTCCTGCCCGCAAGCGGTCCGGCCAAGCTGGCACTTGCGCTCGCGGCGCCATGGGCGATGGGTTGGCACCTCCTCTGGCAGATGCGGAAGCTCGACATCGACGACCCGTCGGGCTGCCTTCGCATATTCCGCAGCAATCGGGATACCGGCCTTATCGCTGCGCTGTTTCTTGCCGCGGCAGCGGTGCTGTGATTGATCCGAACTCGAGCGGCCCTTATGGAAGGCCCGTAAACTTGTTACGGCGATTCCCTGTTATCCCATGCGTTTGAACCCACTTCGCACGCTGCCGCCCCGCCTGGTCGCACCGCTGATCTTCGCGCT
Proteins encoded in this region:
- a CDS encoding glutamate--cysteine ligase, which produces MSIPQSGGGPIERFEQLAEYLEAGCKSVADWRIGTEHEKFGFCKDTLKPLPYDGPRSIRAMLEGLRDRYGWQAIEEQDNIIGLVKDGANVSLEPGGQLELSGAPLETIHQTCDEVNEHLREVQSVADDIGARFIGLGAAPIWTHEDMPMMPKGRYRLMTDYMGRVGTHGTQMMYRTCTVQVNLDFSSEADMVKKMRVALALQPVATALFANSPFFEGKPNGHKSWRSRIWRNLDDARTGMLPFMFEDGAGFQRYVDYALDVPMYFVYRDGKYVDALGQSFRDFLKGELPALPGEKPTLSDWADHLTTIFPEARLKKFIEMRGADGGPWRRLCALPALWVGLLYDMSALDAAWDIAKGWDAETRSALRVAASVDGLQAEAHGVKMRDVARNVLAVAEAGLKARAKPGADGMIPDETHFLNALQESVESGNVPADELLEKYRGEWNGDLTRIYAEYSY
- the plsY gene encoding glycerol-3-phosphate 1-O-acyltransferase PlsY, whose product is MPDFTSGAGLLLLTAVLSYLLGSIPFGVIVTRFMGLGDLRRIGSGNIGATNVLRTGNKPAAFATLVLDGGKGAVAVLLARGTIGEDTAQIAALGAFLGHLYPIWLKFKGGKGVATFLGTLIALAWPVGIAACATWLLTALISRISSLSALVMAALAAVWAGVLGHREMVILIVALATLVYVRHLPNIERLKAGTEPRIGGKK
- a CDS encoding DUF805 domain-containing protein, which gives rise to MDIKTAVRTCFQKYATFTGRARRAEFWWFALFNLIVNAVLNVIDGVFFGFGHGMMAGPQPLSSLYSLGVLLPSLAVGARRLHDTGRSGWWLLIWLIPIIGWILLIWWFATEGDKGQNGYGDDPLEEGYGKSSMPRVPRQ
- a CDS encoding aspartate carbamoyltransferase catalytic subunit — translated: MTFRARHLLGIEHLAPEEIRAVLDLAEKYVELNQRTIKHADALQGMTQINMFFEPSTRTQASFELAGKRLGADVMNMGVQHSSVKKGETLIDTALTLNAMQPDLLVVRHPASGAVDLLAQKVKCSVLNAGDGRHEHPTQALLDALTIRRAKGRIQRLTVAICGDIAHSRVARSNLILLGKMENRIRLVGPPTLMPSGVSELGCEVHEDMKAGLEGADVVMMLRLQKERMDGGFIPSEREYYHRYGLDAEKLAAAKADAIVMHPGPMNRGVEIDGEIADDINRSVIQDQVEMGVAVRMACMDLLARNLRAERGRQAAGVMV
- a CDS encoding efflux RND transporter periplasmic adaptor subunit, whose translation is MGFLTRSLLGLFLLAATLALLAVGGVTLRNAIEAANEGPDWSRDPSERIFSARVLRLEPARIAPVMIAYGEVRSRRELELRAAASGRIVGLADDFQDGAAVEAGQLLVKIDPADAQSALDLARNGMREAEAEEREAIRALSLARDDLAAAEDQAVLRDRALQRQRDIADRGLGTAADLETAELAMSNAVQGVLARRKALADAEARADRAVTALERQRLALAEAERGLTDTELRAGFSGVLSGVAAVAGGLVSTNEKLGELIDPDALEVSFRVSTTQYARLIDRDGRLNALPLVATLDVLGATLEAEGRLARVSAAVGEGTSGRLIFARLENAPGFRPGDFVTVRIAEPALDDVAVVPGRAIGSDGTVLVLDAEDRLETHPVDLLRRQGDDAIIRVGALAGREIVAERTTLLGAGILVRPLSDAGASEANDRSAENVPLVDLTPERRAALIAFVENASDMAEAAKARVLARLREDRVPAEIVARIEARMGG
- the ubiA gene encoding 4-hydroxybenzoate octaprenyltransferase; this translates as MSAPEETPEPDGQVADAVSGNWVDRWAPEPVRPYLRLSRADRPIGTWLLLLPCWWGVALSAARDHWRLWDLWIILGCAIGAWLMRGAGCTWNDITDRDFDAAVARTRSRPIPSGQVSVKQAVVWMFVQMGLAGLVLVSYNWLTVLVGLSSLGLVAIYPYAKRFTWWPQLFLGLAFNWGAILAYSAHAGRIEWPAILLYASGITWTLFYDTIYAHQDKEDDVLIGVKSTARLFGAATGKWLGLFLILAVTLMTVAILVALLPASGPAKLALALAAPWAMGWHLLWQMRKLDIDDPSGCLRIFRSNRDTGLIAALFLAAAAVL
- the moaB gene encoding molybdenum cofactor biosynthesis protein B, with protein sequence MSRIDESKTFIPVRIAVLTVSDTRSLAEDKSGDTLAARVTGAGHILADRKIVPDERAAIVDQLRTWVADAAVDVILTTGGTGLTGRDVTVEAHREVYEKEIEAFGTVFTIVSMQKIGTSAVQSRACGGVAAGTYLFALPGSPGACKDAWDEILKWQFDFRHRPCNFVEIMPRLDENLRRK
- a CDS encoding 16S rRNA (uracil(1498)-N(3))-methyltransferase; this translates as MSKAKIRLCVDQQFGQGQSVRLSEAQAHYLFGVMRARVGSRVLLFNGRDGEWSAEIAEAGKRKGALTCLEQTRPQSQPPDLWLIFAPVKKARTDIIVEKAVELGVARLLPVTTEFTNSERLRRDRAEVHAREAAEQCGAVHVPTVENVVPLTRLLSKWDPVRRILWADEELAGEGKPPAELLAGRPKGPWAILIGPEGGFSEGERARLRALPWIQPMALGPRTLRAETAAIAAISLWQAHLGDWAAP
- a CDS encoding uracil-DNA glycosylase, whose product is MTLALADLDYHTAKALIEWQMELGADEPVGDTPVNRYEAATETSKPADKPAEATPSAAKVEEADPVTVAKAEAARATSLESLAEIQSSFDLCDLKKGARNFVFADGNPEARVMIIGEAPGRDEDIEGRPFVGRAGQLLDRMFSAIGLARSAHHPEEALYITNVLPWRPPQNRDPDPQEIAMMLPFVKRHVEFVDPDLIVLMGNTSCAAALGRRGILKLRGNWTEAYGKPAMPMTHPAYLLRNTAAKREAWADLLEIRARLNELK
- the pyrC gene encoding dihydroorotase; the protein is MTFLLTNALLIDPEALTETIGSLLVENDAIAAVGDVNPPKGTTVIDCGGKCLAPGIVDLGVKVGEPGERHKESFRSASLAAAAGGVTTIIARPDTHPAIDTPETLEFVTRRAAEASPVRIRHMAALTKGREGREMTEIGFLLDAGAIAFTDCDSVVADTKVLSRALIYAKSLGALVMGHPQEPILSNGAATTSGKFASLRGLPGVSPMAERIGFDRDMGMVEMTGAKYHFDQITTARALPPLERAKANGFDVTAGTSIHHLTLNEFDVGDYRTFFKVKPPLRPEDDRLAVVEAVASGLIDIISSMHTPQDEESKRLPYEEAASGAVALETFLPAAMRLFHAGQLTLPQLFRAMALNPAKRLGLPHGRLAEGTPADLVLFDPDAPFVLDRFKLRSKSKNTPFDGHRMEGKVLGTWVGGVRVFGGEG